CTCACCACGCCCGCGCAGGTGGCCATCTTCGCCCTCGTCGCCGTCGTTGCGGGCGGCCTGCGCGAGGAACTGCAGCGAGCGTTCATCCTCCGGCGGTTCGAACAGCATCTCGGGGGCGGCTGGGTCGGCCTCGTGATTTTCAGTACGGCCTTCGGGCTCGGTCACGCGCTGCAGGGCTGGGACACCGCGATCGTCACCGGCCTCCTCGGCGCCGCGTGGGGGGCAATCTACCTCCGCCGCCGCAGTGCGGTCGCCTCCATGGTGAGCCACGCCGGCTTCAACCTGCTGCAAATCGCGCTGGCGATGGCCGCAGCCTGACCCGTCCGTCGGCTGTGGTTTGACTGTAGCCTCTCACCTGGTTGCCCCGTCGACAGGTGCCGGGGTGGGCGGGGGCGGCTCGCACGCCTCGCCGGTCACGCGCGACCGCCATGCGCAGTCGATCGCGCGATGCACCCCTCCTCCGTTCGAGCCGTTGGTCATGACGACGAGGCCGTCGCCCGTCGCGGGCGCCAAGTTGAGCAGCGCCATCCATCCGTGATTGGCCCCGCCATGACCGACGAGAGCCACACCCTCGGACACTTCGTAGGTGTAGCCGAAGCCATAGTCGCGGCTGGGCTCGACCGGGAGCTGCATGAGGGCCAGGGTCTCACGGCCAAGGACGCCGGCTGTCCCGTGCTCGCCGCTCAGTCGGCCCAGGCTGGCCAGCGCGAACCGGGTGATGTCATCCAGCGTCGTCTGGAGCCCCGCCGCCGCCATCGCCGTGAACCGCGGTCCCCCGATCGGCTCGCCCCGCGGCCCGTACGGCGTCGCCGCGATACGGTCGATGTCTTCGTCCCAAACGTAGGAGCTCGAGCGCATGCCCAACGGCTCGAGGACCTCACGCTCCATGTACTCGGCGAACGGCCGCTCCGTCACCTCTTCGATGATCAATTGGGTGAGCGTGTATCCGCCGCCCGAGTACTCCCACCGCGAGCCCGGCTCGTACGCGACGAACAGGCCGCCCGTTCCGTTGGTCGCTCCCGACAGGGACTCCTCGACCGTAGGTAACGGCTCGTCCGGCTGGAACCCCGGATACCAGGACAATGAAAGCCCTGCCGTATGGCTCAACATCCGACGAACCGTCACGCCGTCGTGGTCGAAGGCGGACTCGGGAAGTTGCCAGCGCGTGAGATACCTGCTCGCCGGCGCATCCAGATCGAGGTCTCCCGCCTGAACCAGCTTCATGACGCCCCATGCGGCCACGGTTTTCGAGATTGACCCGATGTTGAACGCCGTGCCCGCGTCGACGCGGCGGCCGCTCGCGACATCCGCGTAGCCGAATCCGCGCTGCATCCAGATCTCGCCCTCGTGGATGATGCCGACCGCGGCGCCCGGCACCGCGAACGCGTCAAGCAGCGTCGGGACGAGCGAATCGAGCTCCGCCTCGAGACCCGCCAGCGGGCCAGGCTCAGCGACTTCCCCGGAACTGGAACGGTCGCACGCCGAGATGGCGATAGCGACGCCTATCAGTGCGGCAACCAGTGCGAGCAAACGAGCTGGGGATCCCATCAGTCTCCTCGCGCCCTTGACGCGAACCACCGCATCGTAAGACTCGCCGCCCCAGCATGCAATGGCTGAGCTGTGCTCCGGGCTATCCCGGAGCAAAACTGGACGACCATCGTCCCGACCGCCTCTCAGGATTCCCTCCCGCTATTGATCGCACCGCGCGATGTCGGCGCGGCGGGCGAGGGGAAGTCGATCGTCGACTACATCTTCCGTTGGATGGCCTCGAAGCTCCTCTCGGCGGAAGCGCAGCACGCCGCCGGCGTCAACGTTACGTCGGCCGCCGAGGGCCAGGATGGCGAGCAGCTCTCGTTCACGGATGCTCCGGCAGTGAATGGCTGCCGCGATGCGCCCGCGACAGCTTCCGGCGGTCCAGCCCCGGAGGCGCCTTCGACGGCGACGAACTTCGCGATCCAGAACGATCAGGACGCGCCGTCGTGCGCCACCTGCGGCGCCATCATGATCCGCAACGGCGCCTGCTACAAGTGCATCAACTGCGGCGCCACGAGCGGCTGCGCGTAGGAGGACTACCCGGCGTCGGCACCGCGGCAGGCGTCCTCTAGAAGCCCAAGCCGCCAGTCAGCGCCAGGCGATTGTAAGACCAGCCCGACGTCATGACGATGCGCTCGCCGGCGACTTCGACGTTGAGCGGTGCCGACATGTGGGGCGCACTCGTCACCGACATACCTACCCGCAGGCGCCGGGAATCGGCGCGCCGGATCGCCAGTTCACTGAATGGCATGACCATCCGCCCCGCACCAAGCGCCATCCCGTAGCTCACCCGGGTATCCACGGACGCTGCGTCGTTCACGAACTCTCC
The DNA window shown above is from Acidobacteriota bacterium and carries:
- a CDS encoding beta-lactamase family protein translates to MGSPARLLALVAALIGVAIAISACDRSSSGEVAEPGPLAGLEAELDSLVPTLLDAFAVPGAAVGIIHEGEIWMQRGFGYADVASGRRVDAGTAFNIGSISKTVAAWGVMKLVQAGDLDLDAPASRYLTRWQLPESAFDHDGVTVRRMLSHTAGLSLSWYPGFQPDEPLPTVEESLSGATNGTGGLFVAYEPGSRWEYSGGGYTLTQLIIEEVTERPFAEYMEREVLEPLGMRSSSYVWDEDIDRIAATPYGPRGEPIGGPRFTAMAAAGLQTTLDDITRFALASLGRLSGEHGTAGVLGRETLALMQLPVEPSRDYGFGYTYEVSEGVALVGHGGANHGWMALLNLAPATGDGLVVMTNGSNGGGVHRAIDCAWRSRVTGEACEPPPPTPAPVDGATR